From Streptomonospora salina, the proteins below share one genomic window:
- a CDS encoding nuclear transport factor 2 family protein produces the protein MPDTRPPCPPFDEQAALRKVQAAEDAWNTRDPERVALAYTPDSVWRNRDRFVAGREEIVAFLTAKWERELDYALRKSLWSFHGDRIAVRFQYECHDTAGQWWRSYGNELWEFDGDGLMRRREASINDVAIAEADRRIFGPRPENEHGADIPLR, from the coding sequence GTGCCCGACACCCGACCGCCCTGCCCGCCGTTCGACGAGCAGGCCGCGCTGCGCAAGGTCCAGGCCGCCGAGGACGCGTGGAACACCCGCGACCCCGAGCGGGTCGCGCTGGCGTACACGCCGGACTCGGTCTGGCGCAACCGCGACCGGTTCGTCGCCGGTCGCGAAGAGATCGTGGCGTTCCTGACCGCCAAATGGGAGCGGGAGCTGGACTACGCACTCCGCAAGAGCCTGTGGAGCTTCCACGGCGACCGCATCGCGGTCCGCTTCCAGTACGAGTGCCACGACACCGCCGGACAGTGGTGGCGCAGCTACGGAAACGAGCTCTGGGAGTTCGACGGCGACGGGCTGATGCGGCGCCGGGAGGCGAGCATCAACGACGTCGCGATCGCCGAAGCCGACCGGAGGATCTTCGGGCCCCGGCCCGAGAACGAGCACGGGGCCGACATCCCCCTCCGGTGA
- a CDS encoding TetR/AcrR family transcriptional regulator — MPAPISTEQRNQDREVLLDAAEPLFYERGIRAVGMDEIRSAAGLPLKRIYSVFATKEDIVVAMLRRRDRRWRAGLAAYVERFDDPRARVSAVFDWLGRWFAEPGFRGCAWINAHGELGSSSPAVLDEIRAHKQAFHDQIAEWVRATGSPAVEPVFLLAEGAVVTAGVTGDTAPAEEARAAARHLIG, encoded by the coding sequence ATGCCGGCCCCGATCAGCACGGAGCAACGGAACCAGGACCGCGAGGTCCTTCTGGACGCCGCGGAGCCGCTCTTCTACGAGCGGGGGATCCGGGCGGTGGGGATGGACGAGATCCGTTCGGCCGCCGGCCTGCCGCTCAAACGGATCTACTCCGTGTTCGCCACGAAGGAGGACATCGTCGTCGCGATGCTGCGGCGGCGCGACCGGCGGTGGCGGGCGGGCCTGGCCGCGTACGTGGAGCGGTTCGACGACCCCCGCGCCCGGGTGTCGGCGGTCTTCGACTGGCTCGGCCGGTGGTTCGCCGAACCGGGGTTCCGCGGCTGCGCCTGGATCAACGCGCACGGGGAACTGGGATCGTCCTCTCCGGCGGTGCTCGACGAAATCCGCGCGCACAAGCAGGCCTTCCACGACCAGATCGCGGAATGGGTCCGGGCGACCGGAAGCCCAGCGGTCGAGCCGGTGTTCCTGCTCGCCGAAGGGGCCGTCGTCACCGCCGGCGTCACCGGCGACACCGCACCGGCCGAGGAGGCGCGCGCCGCGGCACGGCACCTCATCGGCTGA
- a CDS encoding MFS transporter: MRLALLAMALGAFGIGTTEFVIMGLLPEVSADLDVSVSSAGNLIAGYAIGVVIGAPLLTVVSTRLPRRRALILFMGVFAAGNLLSALAPEFGAVLGFRVLTGLPHGAYFGAAAVAAAQLAEPGRRARNVARVFLGLTVANIVGVPAGTWLGQELGWRATFGVVAAIGVVAMAGIALCVPHLPKPHGVRLRHEMAGLANRQVVLGLLTIVLGCSGVFAVYTYIAPTMKELAGFTEAGVTGVLALFGVGMTLGSLLGGRMADRALRPSVYGSLTSLALVLLLFSFAVHNPWTAAIGVVALGVATFATCTVIQVFLMTKAERAPTLTSASNHAAFNLANAFGAWIGGAVIGAGLGYTAPALVGAAMAVVGVGLALAAGYLDRPRPPRSAPAVPDAPTEAPAVPAGSGAGSAG; encoded by the coding sequence ATGCGCCTTGCCCTGCTCGCCATGGCCCTCGGAGCCTTCGGCATCGGAACCACCGAGTTCGTCATCATGGGACTGCTGCCCGAGGTCTCCGCCGATCTGGACGTGTCGGTCTCCTCGGCCGGCAACCTCATCGCCGGCTACGCCATCGGCGTCGTCATCGGCGCCCCGCTGCTCACCGTCGTCAGCACCCGCCTGCCGCGCCGCCGCGCCCTGATCCTGTTCATGGGCGTCTTCGCCGCCGGCAACCTGCTCTCGGCCCTGGCCCCGGAGTTCGGGGCCGTGCTCGGGTTCCGCGTGCTCACCGGGCTTCCGCACGGCGCCTACTTCGGCGCGGCGGCCGTCGCCGCAGCGCAACTGGCCGAACCGGGGCGGCGGGCGCGCAACGTCGCCCGCGTGTTCCTCGGCCTGACCGTCGCCAACATCGTCGGGGTGCCCGCCGGCACCTGGCTGGGCCAGGAGCTGGGCTGGCGCGCGACCTTCGGCGTCGTCGCCGCCATCGGGGTCGTCGCCATGGCCGGGATCGCACTGTGCGTGCCCCACCTGCCCAAGCCCCACGGAGTGCGGCTGCGCCACGAGATGGCCGGGCTGGCCAACCGGCAGGTCGTGCTCGGCCTGCTCACGATCGTGCTCGGCTGCTCCGGGGTGTTCGCGGTCTACACCTACATCGCGCCGACGATGAAGGAACTGGCCGGCTTCACCGAAGCGGGCGTGACCGGCGTGCTGGCGCTGTTCGGGGTCGGCATGACCCTGGGGTCGCTGCTGGGCGGCCGGATGGCCGACCGCGCCCTGCGGCCCTCGGTCTACGGCTCCCTCACGTCCCTGGCCCTGGTGCTGCTGCTGTTCTCCTTCGCGGTCCACAATCCCTGGACCGCGGCGATCGGGGTCGTCGCGCTCGGCGTGGCCACGTTCGCGACCTGCACGGTCATCCAGGTGTTCCTGATGACCAAGGCCGAGCGCGCGCCCACCCTCACCTCGGCGTCCAACCACGCGGCGTTCAATCTCGCCAACGCGTTCGGCGCCTGGATCGGCGGCGCGGTCATCGGCGCGGGCTTGGGCTACACCGCGCCCGCGCTGGTCGGTGCCGCGATGGCCGTCGTCGGTGTGGGCCTGGCCTTGGCGGCCGGCTACCTCGACCGCCCCCGCCCGCCGCGCTCCGCGCCCGCGGTGCCCGACGCGCCCACCGAGGCGCCCGCCGTTCCCGCCGGAAGCGGGGCCGGGTCCGCGGGCTGA
- a CDS encoding PPOX class F420-dependent oxidoreductase, whose translation MTTDTAFSPHALLAQSRLGVLATIKSDGRPQLSPVTPFYDRDDGAVYVSMTEGRAKTANLRRDPRAALEVTAADGRSWATAEGTVRLTGPGADPHGPEVDALVEYYRTAAGEHPDWEEYRSVMVADRRVLMRMAVERVVGDRIG comes from the coding sequence ATGACGACCGACACCGCATTCAGCCCGCACGCGCTGCTCGCGCAGAGCCGTCTCGGCGTCCTGGCGACGATCAAGTCCGACGGCCGCCCGCAGCTCTCCCCCGTCACGCCCTTCTACGACCGCGACGACGGTGCCGTCTACGTGTCGATGACCGAGGGCCGCGCCAAGACCGCCAATCTCCGCCGCGATCCGCGCGCCGCGCTGGAGGTCACCGCCGCCGACGGACGGTCGTGGGCCACCGCAGAAGGCACGGTGCGGCTCACCGGTCCGGGCGCCGACCCGCACGGACCCGAGGTCGACGCGCTGGTCGAGTACTACCGCACGGCCGCCGGGGAGCACCCGGACTGGGAGGAGTACCGGTCGGTGATGGTCGCCGACCGCAGGGTGCTCATGCGCATGGCGGTCGAACGGGTCGTCGGCGACCGGATCGGGTGA
- a CDS encoding LacI family DNA-binding transcriptional regulator, with product MTDSKSATGAAEPRRRPTMGDVAERVGVSRQLVSLVMRDQAGPSDETRRRVREAADELGYRPHTAAQLLRRTRSRQIGVLFNMDQPHNVELVEGLYACAQDVGYGIALSANVPSRGERQAIEELLGLRSEALILTGPSPGPSPDLSRVAEQVPVVQVSRSATVPGADLVRSSEAPGMSRAIGYLAELGHRDIVHVDGGAALEAEERRRGYRDAMRRHGLADRARELPGAFTEESGARAARELLARGTLPTAVVTANDRCARGLLDVFVRAGVGVPQEVSVIGYDDSRLAHLSFLDLTSVRQDSAQLAELAVQAVTERLDDGRTGAKEFAITPTLTVRGTSGPVRTAE from the coding sequence GTGACGGACTCGAAGAGCGCGACCGGGGCCGCCGAGCCGCGGCGGCGCCCCACGATGGGCGACGTCGCCGAACGCGTGGGCGTGTCCCGGCAACTGGTGTCGCTGGTCATGCGCGACCAGGCCGGTCCCAGCGACGAGACCCGGCGCCGGGTGCGCGAGGCCGCCGACGAGCTCGGCTACCGCCCCCACACCGCCGCGCAGCTGCTGCGCCGCACCCGCAGCCGGCAGATCGGCGTCCTGTTCAACATGGATCAGCCGCACAACGTCGAACTGGTCGAGGGCCTCTACGCCTGCGCCCAGGACGTCGGTTACGGCATCGCGCTCAGCGCCAACGTCCCTTCGCGCGGTGAGCGCCAGGCCATCGAGGAGCTGCTCGGGCTGCGCAGCGAGGCGCTGATCCTCACCGGTCCCTCTCCCGGCCCCTCGCCCGACCTGAGCCGGGTAGCCGAACAGGTGCCCGTGGTCCAGGTCAGCCGCAGCGCCACAGTGCCCGGCGCCGACCTGGTACGCAGCTCCGAAGCCCCGGGCATGAGCAGGGCGATCGGCTACCTCGCCGAGCTGGGCCACCGCGACATCGTCCACGTCGACGGCGGCGCCGCGCTGGAGGCCGAGGAGCGCCGGCGCGGCTACCGCGACGCGATGCGCCGCCACGGGCTCGCCGACCGGGCCCGGGAGCTTCCCGGCGCCTTCACCGAGGAGTCGGGCGCCCGCGCCGCCCGCGAGCTGCTCGCCCGCGGCACGCTGCCCACAGCGGTGGTCACCGCCAACGACCGCTGCGCCCGCGGCCTGCTGGACGTCTTCGTGCGCGCCGGGGTAGGCGTCCCGCAGGAGGTGTCGGTGATCGGCTACGACGACAGCCGGCTGGCGCACCTGTCGTTCCTCGATCTGACCTCGGTGCGCCAGGACTCCGCCCAGCTCGCCGAGCTGGCCGTGCAGGCCGTGACCGAGCGCCTCGACGACGGGCGCACCGGCGCCAAGGAGTTCGCGATCACCCCCACCCTGACGGTGCGGGGCACGTCGGGGCCGGTGCGCACCGCGGAGTAG
- a CDS encoding 3'-5' exonuclease — MTVRFNSAAKKVAEALEADGIAAVRLGSATGAEAAGVRVGSWYALKGLEFRCVAVAGVCSWALPFAKAVTPKEVDSIQHATDMMSERCLLFVACTRARDSLHVSWYGEPSEFLTEAGIA, encoded by the coding sequence GTGACCGTGCGCTTCAACTCGGCGGCCAAGAAGGTCGCGGAGGCCCTGGAGGCGGACGGCATCGCGGCGGTCCGGCTCGGCTCCGCCACCGGCGCGGAGGCCGCGGGCGTGCGGGTGGGCAGCTGGTACGCCTTGAAGGGACTGGAGTTCCGCTGCGTCGCGGTGGCCGGAGTGTGCTCATGGGCGCTGCCCTTCGCCAAGGCCGTCACACCGAAAGAAGTCGACTCCATCCAGCACGCCACCGACATGATGAGCGAACGCTGCCTGCTGTTCGTCGCCTGCACACGCGCCCGCGACAGCCTGCACGTGTCGTGGTACGGCGAACCCAGCGAGTTCCTCACCGAGGCGGGGATCGCCTGA
- a CDS encoding DUF397 domain-containing protein, translated as MTDMDGLDGVWRKSSYSNASGGECVEMAVTWRKSSYSNDTGGNCVEVADTAYGAAVRDTQNRDRGHLAFPASEWSSFLKDLKERRL; from the coding sequence ATGACAGATATGGATGGCTTGGATGGTGTGTGGCGCAAGTCCAGCTACAGCAACGCATCGGGTGGCGAGTGCGTCGAGATGGCCGTGACCTGGCGCAAGTCCAGCTACAGCAACGACACCGGCGGGAACTGCGTCGAGGTAGCGGACACCGCGTACGGGGCAGCCGTCCGCGACACCCAGAACCGTGACCGCGGCCATCTCGCCTTCCCCGCCTCCGAGTGGTCTTCCTTCCTCAAGGACCTCAAGGAACGTCGACTCTGA
- a CDS encoding helix-turn-helix domain-containing protein, with amino-acid sequence MVERVNQRWVRFGRELKRLRTKAGLSQHQLGKEIAVSHAMISAIERGARGARREHVEQFDQVLSTGGALLRSWERLSENNGLPSWFRGVASLEQQATEIKSFQPLLVHGLLQTEDYARTILRDGRPMDSDSAIDELVYGRMARQAAFTDGNMPLLLGVLDETVIRRPVGGPTVMKPQLERLLQASESSRVTLQVVPQATENNPGLSGAFTLLTVGGAEILYMETPLSGAPVESLEDVAQYVRLLGDIRGVALPPRESRKLIEAVRGEFL; translated from the coding sequence ATGGTTGAACGCGTCAATCAGAGGTGGGTTCGTTTCGGGCGGGAACTCAAGCGTCTACGGACGAAAGCTGGGCTTTCGCAGCACCAGCTCGGCAAGGAGATTGCTGTATCGCATGCGATGATCAGTGCAATCGAGCGTGGAGCACGGGGGGCAAGGCGTGAGCATGTAGAACAATTCGACCAGGTGCTCTCAACAGGCGGTGCGCTCCTCCGAAGCTGGGAGCGCCTGAGCGAGAACAACGGCCTGCCTTCCTGGTTCCGGGGCGTTGCCTCGCTAGAGCAACAGGCGACCGAAATCAAGTCGTTTCAACCGCTCCTCGTTCATGGGTTGTTGCAGACCGAGGACTATGCCCGCACGATCCTGCGGGATGGTCGGCCGATGGACTCAGACTCGGCAATCGACGAGCTCGTCTATGGTCGGATGGCGCGGCAAGCGGCTTTTACAGACGGGAATATGCCCCTGCTACTGGGCGTATTGGATGAGACGGTGATCCGGCGCCCTGTCGGAGGCCCCACGGTGATGAAGCCGCAACTGGAGCGACTGCTTCAAGCTTCAGAGAGTTCTCGTGTGACCCTTCAGGTGGTACCGCAGGCGACGGAGAACAACCCGGGGTTGAGCGGGGCGTTTACTCTCCTGACTGTCGGCGGAGCCGAGATTCTCTACATGGAGACACCGCTGTCCGGGGCACCTGTTGAGAGTCTTGAAGATGTCGCACAGTACGTTCGGCTCTTGGGCGACATCCGTGGGGTGGCCCTCCCGCCGAGAGAGTCTCGCAAGCTGATCGAGGCAGTAAGGGGTGAGTTCTTATGA
- a CDS encoding ATP-binding protein, giving the protein MDMYSTSLPGKPENVADARNWLDGLLRCQPAGDRPVPDDTRATAVLLLSELATNALHHSRSGDGGAYNVRLCLAAGALRVEVEDDGPLGCQVPEQRAASPDDESGRGLALVAAFADAWGPCRVGRGAYFLLYWQDRTAPPLPRRRRGRSYADGNPFAPPRRADGGDARM; this is encoded by the coding sequence ATGGACATGTACAGCACCTCCCTCCCCGGCAAGCCCGAGAACGTCGCCGACGCCCGGAACTGGCTGGACGGGCTGCTGCGCTGCCAACCCGCCGGCGACCGCCCCGTCCCCGACGACACTCGCGCCACCGCCGTGCTCCTGCTCTCCGAGCTGGCGACCAACGCGCTCCACCATTCCCGCAGCGGCGACGGCGGCGCATACAACGTGCGGCTGTGCCTGGCCGCCGGAGCCCTGCGGGTGGAGGTCGAGGACGACGGCCCGCTCGGCTGTCAGGTCCCCGAGCAGCGCGCAGCCTCCCCCGACGACGAGTCCGGGCGCGGTCTGGCGCTCGTCGCCGCCTTCGCCGACGCCTGGGGACCCTGCCGCGTGGGGCGCGGCGCCTACTTCCTGCTCTACTGGCAAGACCGCACCGCCCCGCCCCTCCCCCGCCGTCGCCGCGGCCGCTCCTACGCGGACGGCAACCCGTTCGCCCCGCCCCGGCGGGCCGATGGAGGCGACGCGCGGATGTGA
- a CDS encoding DUF1998 domain-containing protein, translating into MKGRACDGPLSNYSLAHNYQTDILEVVFSGRLDVGGASEQTRFSLLYALLEGASSALEISRDDVDGTLYRRTAGTSTLVLFDTVPGGAGGAKRIAEAFPEVIGAAHERVRNCDCGAETSCYSCLRTYRNQYFHDRLRRDAALEALDALL; encoded by the coding sequence TTGAAAGGGCGGGCGTGCGACGGCCCCCTCAGCAACTACTCGCTCGCGCACAATTACCAGACCGACATCCTGGAGGTCGTCTTCTCCGGGCGGCTGGACGTCGGCGGCGCCTCGGAGCAGACGCGGTTCTCGCTGCTGTACGCCCTGCTGGAAGGGGCGTCCTCGGCGTTGGAGATCAGCCGCGACGACGTCGACGGCACCCTGTACCGCCGCACGGCGGGCACCTCCACGCTGGTGCTGTTCGACACGGTGCCGGGCGGCGCCGGCGGCGCCAAGCGCATCGCCGAAGCGTTCCCCGAGGTGATAGGCGCCGCACACGAGCGCGTCCGCAACTGCGACTGCGGCGCCGAGACCTCCTGCTACAGCTGCCTGCGCACCTATCGCAACCAGTACTTCCACGACCGGCTGCGGCGGGACGCGGCGCTGGAAGCGTTGGACGCGCTGCTGTGA
- a CDS encoding TetR/AcrR family transcriptional regulator: protein MPRLSPTSGAPRRGRPGYDQEAVLRCAVDLFNRRGYDGTSVGDLAGELGLTKSAIYHHFPSKSDLLQAALNEALDGLSEVIDTAVASENGARETARERLESAVRQSVAVLVEHLPAVTLLLRVHGNSDVELDALRRRRAIDAKLADLVRAAADEGSLRSDIPPELTSRLLFGMVNSLVEWYRPNGRHDTAAIADAVTRIAFEGLALRGR from the coding sequence ATGCCACGCCTTTCGCCGACCAGCGGGGCGCCGCGCCGCGGGCGGCCCGGCTACGACCAGGAGGCGGTCCTGCGATGCGCCGTCGACCTCTTCAACCGCCGCGGCTACGACGGCACCAGCGTCGGCGACCTCGCCGGTGAGCTGGGGCTGACCAAGTCGGCCATCTACCACCACTTCCCGAGCAAGTCCGACTTGCTGCAGGCCGCGCTGAACGAGGCCCTGGACGGGTTGTCGGAGGTCATCGACACCGCTGTCGCCAGCGAGAACGGGGCGCGCGAGACCGCCCGCGAGCGCCTGGAGTCGGCGGTGCGCCAGTCGGTGGCGGTCCTGGTCGAGCACTTGCCGGCGGTGACGCTGCTGCTGCGCGTGCACGGCAACAGCGACGTCGAGCTGGACGCCCTGCGCCGCCGCCGCGCCATCGACGCCAAGCTCGCCGACCTCGTCCGCGCCGCGGCCGACGAGGGCTCGCTGCGCTCCGACATCCCGCCGGAGCTGACCAGCCGCCTGCTGTTCGGGATGGTGAACTCCCTGGTCGAGTGGTACCGCCCCAACGGCCGCCACGACACCGCCGCCATCGCCGACGCGGTCACCCGGATCGCATTCGAGGGGCTGGCGCTGCGCGGGCGGTAG
- a CDS encoding NADP-dependent oxidoreductase — translation MRVIGVADFGAPEALREFDVDERHAGPGEVRLRVRAAAVNPTDTVARSGVYAARRGDTGSPHVPGMDAAGDIDEVGPHTETDLAVGDAVMAVVVPSGSHGAYSEHLVVPAESAARIPAGAGYAAASTLPMNGLTARLALDRMALEPGATLAVTGAAGAFGGYMVQLAKAEGLRVIADAAEKDEQLVRDLGADTVVRRGDDVAARILDVEPGGVDALADGAVQDELVGPAVRDGGRIATVRGFQGDEETLKRGVVVHPVLVVDYHRAQAELDGLRAQAEDGALSLRVARTFPADQAAEAHRLLEAGGVRGRLVLEF, via the coding sequence ATGCGTGTCATCGGAGTAGCAGATTTCGGCGCCCCCGAGGCGTTGCGGGAGTTCGACGTCGACGAGCGCCACGCGGGCCCCGGCGAGGTGCGCCTGCGCGTGCGTGCGGCCGCGGTCAACCCGACCGACACCGTCGCCCGCAGCGGGGTCTACGCCGCCCGCCGCGGCGACACCGGGTCGCCGCACGTTCCGGGCATGGACGCCGCCGGCGACATCGACGAAGTCGGGCCGCACACCGAAACCGACCTCGCGGTCGGCGACGCGGTCATGGCGGTCGTGGTGCCCAGCGGATCGCACGGCGCCTACAGCGAGCACCTGGTGGTACCGGCGGAATCGGCCGCCCGGATCCCGGCCGGGGCCGGCTACGCCGCCGCCTCGACCCTGCCGATGAACGGGCTCACCGCGCGCCTGGCCCTGGACCGGATGGCCCTGGAGCCCGGCGCGACGCTGGCCGTCACCGGCGCGGCCGGGGCGTTCGGCGGCTACATGGTGCAGCTGGCCAAGGCCGAAGGGCTGCGGGTGATCGCCGACGCCGCCGAGAAGGACGAGCAGCTGGTCCGCGACCTGGGTGCCGACACCGTGGTGCGGCGCGGCGACGACGTCGCCGCGCGCATCCTCGACGTCGAACCGGGCGGTGTGGACGCCCTCGCCGACGGGGCGGTGCAGGACGAGCTGGTCGGCCCCGCCGTGCGCGACGGCGGCCGGATCGCCACCGTGCGCGGCTTCCAGGGCGACGAAGAGACCCTGAAGCGCGGTGTGGTCGTCCACCCGGTCCTCGTCGTGGACTACCACCGCGCGCAGGCCGAGCTCGACGGGCTGCGCGCGCAGGCCGAGGACGGAGCCCTGAGTCTGCGCGTCGCCCGGACCTTCCCCGCCGACCAGGCCGCCGAGGCCCACCGCCTTCTGGAGGCCGGAGGAGTGCGGGGACGGCTCGTCCTGGAGTTCTGA
- a CDS encoding ABC transporter ATP-binding protein, which yields MTDVSEQAQQDRQAQQDRQAQQDRQAQQDRQAQQAGHAAERSGQAEAAQDRTPTVIVDNLHVVYRLRAGAGPGKGGKGKAARREQAAAQEQQESAQERQDTGRGERRGGGRASRALRRLTGKPAAPDTKGGRKVHAIKGVSFTAYRGEAIGVIGSNGSGKSTILRAIAGLMPPEAGRVYTDGQPSLLGVNAALMNDLSGERNVILGCLAMGMTPQEAYAKRAAIIDFSGINEKGDFSSLPMRAYSSGMAARLRFAIASAKNHDVLMIDEALATGDRKFRRRSEERIRELRGEAGTVFLVSHSNKSIRDTCDRVLWLETGSLVMDGPTEEVLEAYEEFMNA from the coding sequence GTGACTGACGTGTCCGAACAGGCCCAACAGGACCGACAGGCCCAACAGGACCGACAGGCCCAACAGGACCGACAGGCCCAACAGGACCGACAGGCCCAACAGGCCGGTCACGCGGCCGAGCGGAGCGGGCAGGCCGAGGCGGCGCAGGACCGGACGCCCACGGTCATCGTGGACAACCTGCACGTCGTCTACCGGCTGCGCGCCGGCGCCGGCCCCGGAAAGGGCGGCAAAGGCAAGGCCGCCCGGCGCGAGCAGGCCGCCGCCCAAGAGCAGCAGGAGTCCGCTCAAGAGCGGCAGGACACCGGCCGGGGGGAGCGGCGCGGCGGCGGACGCGCCTCGCGGGCGCTGCGCCGCCTGACCGGAAAACCGGCCGCGCCGGACACGAAGGGCGGCCGCAAAGTGCACGCCATCAAGGGCGTGAGCTTCACCGCCTACCGGGGCGAGGCCATCGGCGTGATCGGCTCCAACGGTTCCGGCAAGTCCACCATCCTGCGCGCCATCGCCGGGCTGATGCCGCCCGAGGCCGGCCGCGTCTACACCGACGGCCAGCCCTCGCTTCTGGGCGTCAACGCGGCACTGATGAACGACCTCAGCGGCGAGCGCAACGTCATCCTCGGCTGCCTGGCGATGGGCATGACCCCGCAGGAGGCCTACGCCAAGCGCGCGGCGATCATCGACTTCTCCGGCATCAACGAGAAGGGCGACTTCAGCTCGCTGCCGATGCGCGCCTACTCCTCGGGCATGGCCGCCCGGCTGCGCTTCGCCATCGCCTCGGCCAAGAACCACGACGTGCTGATGATCGACGAGGCGCTGGCCACCGGCGACCGCAAGTTCCGGCGGCGCTCCGAGGAGCGCATCCGCGAACTGCGGGGCGAGGCCGGCACCGTCTTCCTCGTCAGCCACAGCAACAAGTCCATCCGCGACACCTGCGACCGGGTCCTGTGGCTGGAAACCGGCAGCCTGGTCATGGACGGGCCCACCGAAGAGGTGCTCGAAGCCTACGAGGAGTTCATGAACGCCTGA
- a CDS encoding ABC transporter permease: MALDGVTRDRPDPGAAELASQYGLSVTGARPGVIEYIRRLWRHRYFIAEFAKARSTTKYTQARLGGFWFVLTPLLNAAVYYVIFGLLLGTSRGVADFISFLVTGVFVFTFTRDTVTSGVKSISSERGLIRALHFPRAVLPLTQVSMKFRQIMISMVVLMVIVMARANYPDWEWLLIFPVLALQLMFNTGLALWAARLGSKSSDAAQWLPFVLRAWMYGSGVLYLVEDRAANAPAWALHLLDMQPAAVYIDLMRFALMNTENFGTEYLPDHVWMLALGWALLSLVAGFVYFYRAEEEYGRD, from the coding sequence GTGGCACTAGACGGAGTCACCAGGGATCGGCCGGATCCCGGCGCCGCGGAACTGGCGTCCCAGTACGGGCTGTCGGTCACCGGCGCCCGACCTGGCGTGATCGAGTACATCCGCCGCCTGTGGCGGCACCGGTACTTCATCGCCGAATTCGCCAAGGCCCGCTCCACCACCAAGTACACCCAGGCCCGGCTCGGCGGGTTCTGGTTCGTCCTCACCCCGCTGCTGAACGCCGCCGTCTACTACGTGATCTTCGGCCTGCTGCTCGGCACCAGCCGGGGCGTGGCGGACTTCATCTCCTTCCTGGTGACCGGGGTCTTCGTGTTCACGTTCACCCGCGACACGGTCACCAGCGGCGTGAAGTCCATCTCCAGCGAGCGCGGGCTGATCCGTGCGCTGCACTTCCCCCGTGCGGTGCTGCCCCTCACCCAGGTCAGCATGAAGTTCCGCCAGATCATGATCTCCATGGTGGTGCTGATGGTGATCGTCATGGCGCGGGCGAACTACCCCGACTGGGAATGGCTGCTGATCTTCCCCGTCCTGGCGCTGCAGCTGATGTTCAACACGGGGCTGGCCCTGTGGGCGGCCCGGCTGGGCAGTAAATCGAGCGACGCCGCGCAGTGGCTGCCGTTCGTGCTGCGCGCCTGGATGTACGGGTCGGGTGTGCTCTACTTGGTGGAGGACCGGGCGGCGAACGCGCCCGCTTGGGCGCTGCACCTGCTCGACATGCAGCCGGCCGCCGTCTACATCGACCTCATGCGATTCGCGCTGATGAACACCGAGAACTTCGGTACCGAGTACCTGCCGGACCACGTCTGGATGCTCGCCCTGGGCTGGGCGCTGCTCTCGCTGGTCGCGGGGTTCGTCTACTTCTACCGGGCGGAAGAGGAGTACGGTCGTGACTGA
- a CDS encoding TetR/AcrR family transcriptional regulator — protein sequence MADAEKPRSERRAPAGAAVLQKDVTLAIQAAVLTELAKHGYGRLSIEAVARRAGVGKTAVYRRWSSKLQMVVEVVSAAAVKVMPVPDTGTLSGDIRELLDAGAEAMRHPLASQIVPDLLAEAARNPDIAETLENTLRETQQGLSAVMIKNAVERGDLPPDTDVELALDMVFGPLYWRVAVTRRPVSDSYLDRLAEGATAALIGAHTPEERPAG from the coding sequence GTGGCCGATGCGGAGAAACCCCGGAGCGAGCGCCGAGCGCCCGCGGGAGCGGCTGTTCTGCAGAAGGATGTCACGCTTGCGATCCAGGCGGCCGTACTGACCGAACTGGCCAAGCACGGTTACGGCCGACTCTCCATCGAGGCCGTGGCCAGGCGGGCGGGCGTCGGCAAGACGGCGGTCTACCGCCGTTGGTCGTCCAAGTTGCAAATGGTCGTCGAGGTCGTCTCGGCGGCCGCGGTGAAGGTGATGCCGGTGCCCGACACCGGCACGCTGAGCGGCGACATCCGCGAGTTGCTCGATGCGGGAGCCGAGGCGATGCGCCACCCGCTGGCATCGCAGATCGTACCCGACCTTCTGGCCGAAGCCGCTCGCAACCCCGACATAGCCGAAACCCTGGAGAACACCCTGCGCGAGACGCAGCAGGGGCTCAGCGCGGTGATGATCAAGAACGCGGTGGAGCGCGGCGACCTACCGCCCGACACCGACGTCGAACTCGCCCTGGACATGGTTTTCGGTCCGCTGTATTGGCGCGTGGCCGTGACCCGCAGGCCGGTTTCCGACAGCTACCTCGACCGCCTCGCCGAGGGCGCCACCGCCGCGCTGATCGGCGCCCACACGCCCGAGGAGCGCCCGGCCGGCTGA